The Oryza glaberrima chromosome 9, OglaRS2, whole genome shotgun sequence genome includes a window with the following:
- the LOC127785395 gene encoding BTB/POZ domain-containing protein At5g47800-like isoform X2, which translates to MKYMKLGTKPDTFYTEEAVRSVLSDVPADLIIHVNNTKYQLHKFPLLLKCGLLQRLCSDDDGVDGVDAAPVPVALHDIPGGEEAFELCAKFCYGISINIGAGNFVAAALAARFLRMTEAVAKGNLVAKLDSFFDSCILQGWKDPIAALTAAWRISGWSESRIVQPCVDAIVEKILTPPSKVTWSYTYTRPGYAKKAHQSVPKDWWTEDVSELDIDVFRSLLSTVRAARLLPPPLIGEALHVYACKHLPDPLNHAAAAATANGQSSELETAAAKQRRVLETIVTMIPGDAGAVTGRFLLRLLRVASYVGASPSTRAQLVRQAGAQLDEARAVDLLVPMPSSSDPPAYDVGAAEAVLEHFLALFQRPAPPDERRRMSAAMEKVARTFDEYLRAVALHADFPVGKFVDLAECLPDIARNDHDGLYHAIDTYLKEHPELSKADKKRLCRMIDCRKLSPDVRAQAISNDRMPLRTIVQLLFVEQERAMGGGGASGSNSAVAPDAIAMLAARKEKEDEPPAPAADHKSDVHRPRGDHGERARADGAAMTRSLSASTTKTAGAAAPRTAESRGSRMRNK; encoded by the exons ttccccctcctcctcaagtGCGGCCTCCTGCAGCGCCTCTGCTCCGAtgacgacggcgtcgacggcgtcgacgcggcgccggtgccggtggCGCTGCACGACatccccggcggcgaggaggcgttCGAGCTGTGCGCCAAGTTCTGCTACGGCATCTCCATCAACATCGGCGCGGGAAacttcgtggcggcggcgctggcggcgaggTTCCTCCGGATGACGGAGGCGGTGGCCAAGGGGAACCTCGTCGCCAAGCTCGACTCCTTCTTCGACTCGTGCATCCTCCAGGGCTGGAAGGACCCCATCGCCGCCCTCACGGCCGCGTGGCGGATCTCCGGCTGGTCCGAGAGCCGCATCGTCCAGCCCTGCGTCGACGCCATCGTCGAGAAGATCCTCACGCCCCCCTCCAAG GTTACGTGGTCGTACACCTACACGAGGCCTGGGTACGCAAAGAAGGCCCACCAGTCAGTGCCCAAGGACTGGTGGACGGAGGACGTGTCGGAGCTGGACATCGACGTCttccgctccctcctctccaccgtccgcgccgcccgcctcctcccgccgccgctcatcggCGAGGCCCTCCACGTCTACGCCTGCAAGCACCTGCCTGACCCGCtcaaccacgccgccgccgccgccaccgccaacggCCAGAGCTCTGAgctggagacggcggcggcgaagcagcGTCGCGTGCTGGAGACCATCGTCACCATGATccccggcgacgccggcgcggtCACCGGCCGCTTCCTGCTCCGGCTGCTCCGCGTGGCGAGCTACGTcggcgcgtcgccgtcgacgcgcgCGCAGCTGGTCCGGCAGGCCGGGGCGCAGCTCGACGAGGCGAGGGCGGTGGACCTGCTCGTCCcgatgccgtcgtcgtcggaccCGCCGGCGTACGACGTCGGCGCCGCGGAGGCCGTGCTCGAGCACTTCCTGGCGCTGTTccagcggccggcgccgcccgacgagcggcggcggatgagCGCCGCCATGGAGAAGGTGGCCAGGACGTTCGACGAGTACCTCCGCGCCGTCGCGCTCCACGCCGACTTCCCCGTCGGCAAGTTCGTCGACCTCGCCGAGTGCTTGCCGGACATCGCCCGCAACGACCACGACGGCCTCTACCACGCCATTGACACCTATCTCAAG GAGCACCCGGAGCTGAGCAAGGCGGACAAGAAGCGGCTATGCCGGATGATCGACTGCCGGAAGCTGTCGCCGGACGTGCGGGCGCAGGCGATCTCCAACGACCGGATGCCGCTGCGCACCATCGTGCAGCTGCTCTTCGTCGAGCAGGAGAgggccatgggcggcggcggcgcaagcggCAGCAACAGCGCCGTCGCGCCCGACGCCATCGCAATGCTCGCCGCAAgaaaggagaaggaggacgagccgccggcgccggccgctgaCCACAAGTCGGACGTGCACCGGCCACGCGGCGACCACGGCGAACGCGCCCGGGCGGACGGCGCGGCGATGACGAGGTCGCTCTCGGCGTCCACAACCAAGACGGCCGGCGCTGCCGCGCCGAGGACGGCGGAGAGTAGGGGGAGCAGGATGAGGAACAAGTAA
- the LOC127785395 gene encoding BTB/POZ domain-containing protein At5g47800-like isoform X1: MYESFLIKDIKKFFTMKYMKLGTKPDTFYTEEAVRSVLSDVPADLIIHVNNTKYQLHKFPLLLKCGLLQRLCSDDDGVDGVDAAPVPVALHDIPGGEEAFELCAKFCYGISINIGAGNFVAAALAARFLRMTEAVAKGNLVAKLDSFFDSCILQGWKDPIAALTAAWRISGWSESRIVQPCVDAIVEKILTPPSKVTWSYTYTRPGYAKKAHQSVPKDWWTEDVSELDIDVFRSLLSTVRAARLLPPPLIGEALHVYACKHLPDPLNHAAAAATANGQSSELETAAAKQRRVLETIVTMIPGDAGAVTGRFLLRLLRVASYVGASPSTRAQLVRQAGAQLDEARAVDLLVPMPSSSDPPAYDVGAAEAVLEHFLALFQRPAPPDERRRMSAAMEKVARTFDEYLRAVALHADFPVGKFVDLAECLPDIARNDHDGLYHAIDTYLKEHPELSKADKKRLCRMIDCRKLSPDVRAQAISNDRMPLRTIVQLLFVEQERAMGGGGASGSNSAVAPDAIAMLAARKEKEDEPPAPAADHKSDVHRPRGDHGERARADGAAMTRSLSASTTKTAGAAAPRTAESRGSRMRNK, from the exons ttccccctcctcctcaagtGCGGCCTCCTGCAGCGCCTCTGCTCCGAtgacgacggcgtcgacggcgtcgacgcggcgccggtgccggtggCGCTGCACGACatccccggcggcgaggaggcgttCGAGCTGTGCGCCAAGTTCTGCTACGGCATCTCCATCAACATCGGCGCGGGAAacttcgtggcggcggcgctggcggcgaggTTCCTCCGGATGACGGAGGCGGTGGCCAAGGGGAACCTCGTCGCCAAGCTCGACTCCTTCTTCGACTCGTGCATCCTCCAGGGCTGGAAGGACCCCATCGCCGCCCTCACGGCCGCGTGGCGGATCTCCGGCTGGTCCGAGAGCCGCATCGTCCAGCCCTGCGTCGACGCCATCGTCGAGAAGATCCTCACGCCCCCCTCCAAG GTTACGTGGTCGTACACCTACACGAGGCCTGGGTACGCAAAGAAGGCCCACCAGTCAGTGCCCAAGGACTGGTGGACGGAGGACGTGTCGGAGCTGGACATCGACGTCttccgctccctcctctccaccgtccgcgccgcccgcctcctcccgccgccgctcatcggCGAGGCCCTCCACGTCTACGCCTGCAAGCACCTGCCTGACCCGCtcaaccacgccgccgccgccgccaccgccaacggCCAGAGCTCTGAgctggagacggcggcggcgaagcagcGTCGCGTGCTGGAGACCATCGTCACCATGATccccggcgacgccggcgcggtCACCGGCCGCTTCCTGCTCCGGCTGCTCCGCGTGGCGAGCTACGTcggcgcgtcgccgtcgacgcgcgCGCAGCTGGTCCGGCAGGCCGGGGCGCAGCTCGACGAGGCGAGGGCGGTGGACCTGCTCGTCCcgatgccgtcgtcgtcggaccCGCCGGCGTACGACGTCGGCGCCGCGGAGGCCGTGCTCGAGCACTTCCTGGCGCTGTTccagcggccggcgccgcccgacgagcggcggcggatgagCGCCGCCATGGAGAAGGTGGCCAGGACGTTCGACGAGTACCTCCGCGCCGTCGCGCTCCACGCCGACTTCCCCGTCGGCAAGTTCGTCGACCTCGCCGAGTGCTTGCCGGACATCGCCCGCAACGACCACGACGGCCTCTACCACGCCATTGACACCTATCTCAAG GAGCACCCGGAGCTGAGCAAGGCGGACAAGAAGCGGCTATGCCGGATGATCGACTGCCGGAAGCTGTCGCCGGACGTGCGGGCGCAGGCGATCTCCAACGACCGGATGCCGCTGCGCACCATCGTGCAGCTGCTCTTCGTCGAGCAGGAGAgggccatgggcggcggcggcgcaagcggCAGCAACAGCGCCGTCGCGCCCGACGCCATCGCAATGCTCGCCGCAAgaaaggagaaggaggacgagccgccggcgccggccgctgaCCACAAGTCGGACGTGCACCGGCCACGCGGCGACCACGGCGAACGCGCCCGGGCGGACGGCGCGGCGATGACGAGGTCGCTCTCGGCGTCCACAACCAAGACGGCCGGCGCTGCCGCGCCGAGGACGGCGGAGAGTAGGGGGAGCAGGATGAGGAACAAGTAA